A window of Fibrobacter sp. UBA4297 genomic DNA:
GCAAAAGATTCAATCATTCGCCATCGAGCCGACTTACGTCACACTCTGCGCAACGCTTGCCACGGCACCGTTCCTCATCCATCATTTCAAGACGCTTTCGCCGTTCGCGTGGTTCGGAAACATCATCATCGTGCCTGCAATTTCGCTTGGCATGCAGGCGGGGCTTTTTGCACAGCTCTCGCCATTTGACTTTATCTGCGGAACTTTCTGCACCGCCGCAAGATTCTTTTTGCGGCTCGCCTCACTTTTGACGAGAATACTCTCGGATTCTGCGGCTGCCTCGATGACCGTCGGGCCATTTTCGCCAGCGGTGCTGCTCGCGCTAGGATTCTTGATTCTACTTTTGCCCGTTTGCTACAAGAACTACATCGCCCGCAAGTATGCTTTGTTTTGCGTTTTAGTAGCCGCCGCTTTATTCGCGTTGGAAAGCTACCATCAAATTTTGCACCCGTCTTGGACGCTCACGACCATTGACGTCGGGCAAGGCGACAGTCATCTCATCAAGGCACCATCCGGCAGATATTTTCTTGTAGACGCAGGCGACAATAGCAGAGAAGATTCCGGCAAAGACATCATCGTTCCGTTTTTACACCACATCGGTGTCAGCAGTCTCGACGCCCTCATTATCACGCACCCCGACAAAGACCATTTCGGCGGAGCTCTATCGCTTTTGAAAATGTTCCCTGTCAAAGAGCTTTGGACAAGCGACTGCTCCATGAAAGAGCCCAAACCCGATTGGCAACAAGTCCTCGGCGAAGCCCACAAACGCAACATTCCCATCCGCAACATCCATCGCGGCATCCTGTGGAAAGAAAACTACTTCGAAATGCGAACGATCCACCCGCGAAACGACATCTGCGTCGAAGCGAACGAAGGGAGCGTCACACTCAGGCTCAAGGGGCTTGGGCATTCCGCTGTGCTAACCGGAGACCTCACCGCCAAAGGCGAAAAGGAAATCATGAAAACAGACGCTTATCTGAAAAGCGACGTGCTGAAACTTGGACACCACGGTTCCAAAACATCCAGCAGCGTACCTTTCCTTGACGCAGTCTCCCCCACATACGCCATCATCCCAAGCGGCCGCAAAAACAGGTTCCGTCACCCGCACAAGCAAGTCACCGACCGCCTCGATTCACTCCACATTCCCTACATCAACACTGCCAAAAAAGGGACGATAACGTTCACGTTCGTCCCAGATTCAGTAAGCTATACAACGATGTGGTAAATTACTTCTTCAAGCATTCCAGTGCAGTATCGTGCAACAATCCGTTCGTCGCAACGCTCGTGAAGCGTTCGTAAATCGGAGCTGTCGGTTTGCCGTTTGCATCAAAGAGTTCCGTCTTACCGTCAATCGTGCTGAACTTGCCACCCGCTTCTTTCATCAAAAGCGGGAACGGAGCAATGTCCCACAGCGAAACGACCGGATCCACCATGATTTCGGCACGGCCCGCCGCCACGAGGTAATAGCCGTAGCAATCGCCCCAGCCGCGATGCAAACGTGCGCTGCGGCGGAGCTTCGTAAAGCCTTCGCCAAAGCCCTTGTCTTCCATCGTATTGATCGTTCCCGAAAGCACGAGAGCATCGCTCAACTGCGATACCTTCGAAACGCGAACTTCGCGACCGTCCAAAAAGGCACCGCCGCCATTCACCGCCCACACAGCGCTTTTCATTGCCGGCAAACGAATCACGCTTGCAATCGGAACGTTTTTATGCCACAGCCCAATAAGCGTTCCGAACAAAGGCACACCGTGGATAAACGATTTTGTTCCGTCAATCGGGTCAATCACCCACTGGTATTCCGCATCCGGACTTTCTATGCCGAATTCTTCGCCAATGACGCCAAAGCCTGGCGTTTCCTTAGCCCAAAATTTGCGGGCGAGTTCTTCCGTTCCCTTGTCCGCAATCGTCACGGGAGTCTTATCCGCCTTCCATTCGACGCCAACATCGTTCTGGTAAAACTTGAGAATGTTCTCTTCGGCAAGTTCAGCTGTCTTGAGCGCAATCTTCAAGAGTTCCAGATTCTCGGGAGAGACACCGGCTTTTGCAATTTCACCCATTTGTAACCCACCTTTGAACAAGCGAAACAAGCAATTCATTTTCTTCGGGCTTACCAACCGTGATGCGGATGTGTTCCGGCATGCCAAAGCTCATAAGGCCACGAACGATCATGCCGTTCTGTTCCAAGAACGCAACAAGTTCCTTGGCACGTTCACCGATGCGCACGCAAATAAAGTTCGCCTGCGTCGGGAGCACCTTGAAGCCAAGCGCTCCAAGTTCGCGATTCAAGTATTCAAAGCCAATAGCGTTGTTCTTGCGGGTTGCTTCAACGTGTGCGGTATCGGCAAGAGCAGCCACAGCAGCCACTTGAGCAGCCTGGTTCACGTCAAACGGCGGTTTGATTTTCCACATGGCACGGACAACTTCAACACTTGCCATCGCATAACCCACGCGCAGCCCAGCCAAACCGTAAA
This region includes:
- a CDS encoding DNA internalization-related competence protein ComEC/Rec2 is translated as MKKNNKEKIFNEFKKLIAPLDGKPALVSAITVTATIISLDEPKFAIILLELVFLLTHFFRRHVQWVILVSLMAGIIAHVGFLGIGGFAKANADSVHASYSAEKSQNTGKDSTISSTGCGKIESRLPRPKGTAFIIKVSQANGNAQGEITHGNARGGYKVRLTEKRNLPDLPLPGDSICFEASWYPVTPPSVPGAFDTQNWLKSQGLAAYGKFKRWTAYPGDWTFERSFFQFRQFLQRRFAKYLDPAETGLLMGLLAGDRSGIPEVLRSDFQRSGLVHVLAISGFHVVLLAGMLMIFLKATGLPHKAVTIIAVTLLAIYVPVTGGSPAVRRAVMMFAIPQIGTLFGKPANTLNSLGVALLLIILPEPSVIWNPGFQLSFAATAGIIIGTPHNPTKLLPDSLKQNKLWQKIQSFAIEPTYVTLCATLATAPFLIHHFKTLSPFAWFGNIIIVPAISLGMQAGLFAQLSPFDFICGTFCTAARFFLRLASLLTRILSDSAAASMTVGPFSPAVLLALGFLILLLPVCYKNYIARKYALFCVLVAAALFALESYHQILHPSWTLTTIDVGQGDSHLIKAPSGRYFLVDAGDNSREDSGKDIIVPFLHHIGVSSLDALIITHPDKDHFGGALSLLKMFPVKELWTSDCSMKEPKPDWQQVLGEAHKRNIPIRNIHRGILWKENYFEMRTIHPRNDICVEANEGSVTLRLKGLGHSAVLTGDLTAKGEKEIMKTDAYLKSDVLKLGHHGSKTSSSVPFLDAVSPTYAIIPSGRKNRFRHPHKQVTDRLDSLHIPYINTAKKGTITFTFVPDSVSYTTMW
- the hisN gene encoding histidinol-phosphatase, which produces MGEIAKAGVSPENLELLKIALKTAELAEENILKFYQNDVGVEWKADKTPVTIADKGTEELARKFWAKETPGFGVIGEEFGIESPDAEYQWVIDPIDGTKSFIHGVPLFGTLIGLWHKNVPIASVIRLPAMKSAVWAVNGGGAFLDGREVRVSKVSQLSDALVLSGTINTMEDKGFGEGFTKLRRSARLHRGWGDCYGYYLVAAGRAEIMVDPVVSLWDIAPFPLLMKEAGGKFSTIDGKTELFDANGKPTAPIYERFTSVATNGLLHDTALECLKK